The Myroides fluvii region GAAAGATCCGAAACAAGAAGTTTAGCAATTCTTTAGTCGTTAACTTTAGGTTAGCATTCTCCTTTGTTCCAGGAATAAAATTGACATAGAGATAGTCTTTTATTTTTTCAGGATAATCGTACATAAGGATTCGGATTAAAAAAAGCTCCCATACAGGAGCTTTTTGATTTACAACACAACTTTATTACTATTCACCACCTGGTGAGTTTGGTTCAGGGAACAGAACAAGGTCTCCAGTGAATACTGCTGCAGGCCATTTGGATTTATCTTTGAAGGTGATATTCAATGAATTGTTTCCTTCAGCTGCAGCTTCGATTTTGTGTTCTTGAGCATCTACCCATGCCGGCATACGCTCTGAACCTAATAATCGCATTTGTCCAGAATCAAATTCTTGGGTAACAATAATCAAGTCCTGATTCTTTACCCAACGACAAAATCCTAATAAAGATGATTTAGATCCTGCTATTTGGGCTACTAAGGAATTTTCAAATAAGCGTCTGCCTTTCTCACCAATTTGAGTGGAAGTGATTTCCCCTGTTTCAGTAATCATCGTGAGTTCTGTAAAACCGTAACCTTGTTTTAATTTGATTTCTTTTATTTCAGCTAATTCAGCAAAGGTTTCTGCAGCATTTGCCTGATCACCACATAAATCTTTAGGCACACCAACTGATTCGAAATAACTCAATGGAGCATAAAAGATTTTTTTACCCAATGCCCCCGTTGGCTCACAGCTAGAAAAACCAACATCTTCTAATTTAAGTTCAGCCATTATATTTCTTTGATAAAGATATTTTTGGAATCAATCATTGATTCTAAAACATCGGAATTCGACAAAATTTCTTCTTTTGATAGAATTACACCATCAATATTCACGCGATTAGGCATGGAAGCGGTAAAGGTGTATTTACGACCGTTATATTCGTAATAACCTAAAGCAACACGTTCTTTCGCTTCAGCTTCTTGTTCCTTTCGTGCTTGCTCTTCTTGCGCCTTTACATCAACCCCTTCAATAGGAGTTTTGTTTTTGTTTTGAACTTCTCCATCTGTAGCTGGAGAAGTTTCTTTCTTGGTTTGTTTTGCCATGGATAACTATTTTACAATTAAACCTTCTTCCTCAGGATAGAATAAAGCGTTTTGTTCTGCGTTATTTAATCCGCGTACAGCATCTGCGTCGAAGTTCGCAACAAAACACACCTGATTTACAGCTAATTCATAGTTCAAAGTAAACTCAAAGAACAATTTTAACTTGTAGTTTTCCTTTTGAATATCTGTAACTTCAGGAGCATCAATCAAGTCGATTAATTTCAACATATTCCAGTCTGGAGTCGTGAAAATAATATCGTTATTGATGTTTAAAGGAACAATTTCCATATTCAATAATGGAGTTAACATGGTGTCTTGTTCAGTAAACGTTGGGTTTACACCGTAAGCATCTTTGTACGCATCTTTATACCACATAGCTACTCTTGTTGAACAGAAAACTTTCTTTAAACTGTCCACAGCTTCTGTAGGGAGCCCTAACTCAAAAGTCTTGAATTGATCAACCACATTCACTTGAGTGATGGCTTGTAAAGGAATTGAGAAAACTGGAAAGTCTGTACTTTGTCTTGCATTTGCAATCACCGTACTCCAACCATTTAAAGACTTACCAAATTCTTTGACATTGGCGTTATCATCTCTTTTTCCTTTTAAGGAAAGTACATTAAGATCGGAAATAATTTTCTTCCCTAATTCATCCATAATGTATTTAGAAATTGACTTATCCTCTAATTCCTCTCCTTCTTCATACATTCTAGCTAACCAACTACCTACCATATCAGCTGGAACAAAACCGAAGTTTACTTTTTGTTTATATGCCAATAGTTTTTTAGCATTGAATTGGATTTCACCCATTTCTGTCCATTCACTAGAGAATCCTTGAACAACATGTGTCATTAAAGAAGTGAAAGAAGGATAGGCTCCATTTACTTGAGTAATAGTTCGACAGTGTTTGTCAACTTTAACTTCTTTTGAATAAACTGCAGGAGATAAAATTTCTGGGTTTTCTTTAATGTATTCCCCCAACTCAGTTTGAATCTGATCAATTTTTATTTTCATTTTACTTCAGAATTTTGTTTAACAATTGATTGTGTCCAGCGTTAGCATCGATAATGCTATTTTCCTCCTCTTCCCTTGTAGTAGGATTCCCTTTTGCACCGGTGTGTGCGTTACCTGGCTTCCCTTGTAGTTCCGCGATAGTTGCCAACAAAGAGGCTTGATCTGCAGTTTGGTCCGCTGTTGCTTCAATACCTGCAGCAGCTAATACAGCGTTGTATCGTGTATTGGCTTCAGTAGCCTTGTTTGTTTCTGCTGTAACCGATGCAGTTAATGTTTCTACAGCTGTTTGCCCTTCAGCTAGTGCTGTGTTAAGAGTTGCCAATTGTTCTTCATTGAAGTAAGTACCTTTGTCGGTACTTTCTAATGCTTCCACAGCTAGAGCAGCGGTAAGCGCGGTAAGTGTGATTTTCTTTGACATAGAATTTGATTGTTTGTCTTTACTTTTTGATTGTAGTAATCCGTTTACGATTCCTTTTAAGGTTCCAAGGCTGTCGATTAGTCCCATTTCTTGTGCTTTTTTGGGTGAATAAGTAGCTCCAGTAAAGACCTCTTCTTTAATAGTTGAGCGTTGACTCTTTACATCGGAAATAAATTCTTCTGTAATTGGATCTAGTTCCTCTTTGATGTAGAGTTCTGGATTGCCTTTGAGTAGTTCTCGAACTGGTTTGTTCTTATCCTTTGATTGAGTTGCATATTCTTCAACAACCGTTGCTCCTTTCGCTTTGTAGTATCCTTCTAAATCGATGAAATAGACCATGGTTCCGATTGAACCAATCTTATCTGCTCTTTTATTTGCTATGATTTTGTTGGTAGCAGAAGCGATATAATAAGCAGCACTACACAAATAACCATCTGTATAAGTTTCAATGGGTGTTTCGATGGATTGAATGATATCGTACAGTTCCGGTGTACCTGAAACTTGTCCACCACCCGAATCAACATCCAATACAATCCCAACGCAATTTGAATCGCGGTCATAGGCTTGTATTTGTTTTCCTATCGATTGAGTTCCTGTAGGACCACAGAATTGATTGTATTTGTAAATTCCTCCTTTGATTGGAATTACAGCAACATACTGATCTTCTGCATTTGGAGATGGATTGTCTTTGGTACCAGCAATGGTTGAAGTAGTAGTAAATAAGGTTGGATAGTTAGCCTTTCCTTGAACTAAATTACCCTCAAGTACATTGCGTAATTGAGGTAACAAAGTGTTTTTCATTGAAGGATCAATGAACCACTTGGTACTTAGTAAAGAGTAGATATTAGATATCATGCTGAATGTTATGATTTTACAACCACAAAGTTCTTACCCTAACATTCAGCAAAAAAGGACACTAAATCGTGTAGTAAATGGGGCGATTGCGCTGTGTGCCCTCAATGACAATCTCAATGCCCGATTTGGATTCGATGGATGTCCCATCGTCCACTTGGAAAGTAAGTAGTAACGGTTCCTGGTCCGTTCCAAAAATTTTAGTGAAACCGTTGTAATATTTTACCACTGCAATACCCGGTTGGTTAACATATTGATCCAATAGCTGTTCCAAAGCCTCCGATCGCGTCAAAATAGTGTAGGAGAGGTCTATTTCGTAGAGATCATCCTTGGATTTACTGTCATTTTTGAAGGAATTTGGAGCAATTGTTGCTTCAATGGCATGCTCCTCCGGAGTAAAGACAATTTGACTAGCAGAACGATCACTCAAGTGGATCGGCCAATTGGTGGTTTCTTCCATCAAATAGAAATCAATGGTGTAAATTCCGGATAGTTGTTCGGTACAATTAAATCGCATATTTTTTTTTATGAATTAGTCCCTAAGTTCAGCCCTTTGTTTATAAGGGTTGCGATAGTTTTAAAATTTTTGTCCGTTCCTCTTTCTTTTTATAGCGCTTATAATCGCGGTAAAGAGTGTCGTATTTCACGTCATCTTCTGTAATGCCGTGGTAATCTAAAAATATACGGATCGCCGGGAGTTCCTGACCATGTTGGTATTTGTGAATCTTCATAAAATCAAACAATTGTTCCCGGAACAAACGATCTAAGTAATTGGCGATGTCATTGGCTCGCATGGGATTGATCACTACGCCTTTGGTATTGGCATAGTATTCGGATAAGTTGATTCGATAACAATCATTCCCGAGTACAGGGGAAATACTCTTCGGATCAAACTCTTTTTCGAGTAGTTCTAAGAGGTGAATACCCAGTGTTGTTTTTTTGGAGATAAAAAGCGCCTCACCATATTTTTGAGTAAGAAACTTTTTGACATAAGTGGGAACAGGAATCGTCATATACATAGCAAGTTGAATAAGAGGTGATTATAGTGTAAAAATACGCATTTATGTTGTTTTTTACAATATGATAGATGTTTTACTGCTTTTATTCAAGGGGGAAAGAGGCTAAAAACGTAAAATACACATTGATGTTGTTTTTTGACACATGAGTTACTTTGATTATTTTTTCTTAAAATTGCTAAAGGCACAAAAAAAAATGAAAAACTAAAAATAACCCTATTGTTTTTGGAAAAAACGTCTCACAGTCTCACAACTATGATTATCAGTAAGTTAAGCTGTGAGACGCTAGTGGGATTTGTGAGACAACCTCTTTATTTGTGAGACCGATTTTTTTTAGTCTCACAAATCCCACAGAAATCCCACAAAATTTTTAAAACATAACTTATTTATTATTAATACTTTATATATAATTAATAGAGTAATATAGTCTTTGTGAGACTGTGGGAATTTTTTGCCCCTTGTTTTATAGGATTGAGAATTTTTCCAAAATTCTTTTATTTGGGGGGTGTGGGGGGGAACGGAATAAGACCAGGAGAGTGAGGTTGTTTATTTAATACAATAGAGTAGTAGGTGGGGAAAGTTGTGGGTATAAAAAAACGAAGCTGAAGGGCTTCGTTTAAGTTGTTTATTAAAAAGGTAATATTACATATTCCGATAAATTTGAAACTATATCACTTATTTGAATTATTTTCTCTACTTGATTTGTTCCTGGTCTATCTATTTTAGTAAAAAGATATTCTCCTTGAATAGAAGTTATTTCTCCAATCTCAATGCCATTTCTATAGAGATGAGTCCCTATATCAAAAGCTTTATCCCCTATTGAAAACCCTGTAATTTTGTTGTCCGAATATTTCTTATGAATTAAAAGAACGGGAGTTTCTCTTTTGTGATTTATTTGTAAAGATTGATTTGAAGGATTCATTTTTTCTAGTTGTCTTAACTTCTCTAGAATTAATTGTGTATCAGAAGATATTTCTGTGGTTTTAGCCGGTTCTGCAGCGGTTATTCCTAAATGTTTAATAATAGAATTCTCGAAAGAGTCTTTATCTGAATGTAATATTGTTTTTTCAATAGAAGCTGCTATTTCAAGTACTTTTGGTTCTATATTATCGAT contains the following coding sequences:
- a CDS encoding S49 family peptidase; the protein is MKNTLLPQLRNVLEGNLVQGKANYPTLFTTTSTIAGTKDNPSPNAEDQYVAVIPIKGGIYKYNQFCGPTGTQSIGKQIQAYDRDSNCVGIVLDVDSGGGQVSGTPELYDIIQSIETPIETYTDGYLCSAAYYIASATNKIIANKRADKIGSIGTMVYFIDLEGYYKAKGATVVEEYATQSKDKNKPVRELLKGNPELYIKEELDPITEEFISDVKSQRSTIKEEVFTGATYSPKKAQEMGLIDSLGTLKGIVNGLLQSKSKDKQSNSMSKKITLTALTAALAVEALESTDKGTYFNEEQLATLNTALAEGQTAVETLTASVTAETNKATEANTRYNAVLAAAGIEATADQTADQASLLATIAELQGKPGNAHTGAKGNPTTREEEENSIIDANAGHNQLLNKILK